In Paenibacillus sonchi, a single genomic region encodes these proteins:
- the leuD gene encoding 3-isopropylmalate dehydratase small subunit, protein MEAFKKLTGIVAPVDRVNVDTDAIIPKQFLKRIERTGFGQFLFYEWRFDEAGNDNAAFEMNKPRYKGASILISRANFGCGSSREHAPWAIMDYGFRVVIAPSYADIFYNNCFKNGILPIKLSESQVDELFKRTAEHDGYKLTVDLENNLLSDDHGLSITFELDEHRRQFLLQGLDDIGLTLQHADEIAAYEERHAAKLFG, encoded by the coding sequence ATGGAAGCATTCAAAAAATTAACCGGAATCGTTGCCCCGGTAGACCGGGTAAATGTAGATACGGACGCTATTATCCCTAAGCAATTTTTGAAACGGATTGAACGCACGGGCTTTGGACAATTTTTGTTCTACGAATGGCGTTTTGACGAAGCCGGAAATGACAATGCTGCGTTTGAAATGAACAAACCCCGCTATAAAGGGGCTTCGATTCTGATCTCGCGGGCCAATTTCGGCTGTGGCTCCTCACGTGAGCACGCGCCTTGGGCCATTATGGATTACGGCTTCCGGGTCGTCATTGCCCCTTCGTATGCCGATATTTTCTACAATAACTGCTTCAAAAACGGGATTTTGCCGATTAAACTGTCGGAATCCCAGGTAGATGAGCTGTTCAAACGCACAGCAGAGCACGATGGCTACAAATTGACAGTGGATCTGGAAAATAACCTGCTGAGCGATGATCATGGACTCAGTATTACCTTTGAGCTGGATGAGCACCGCCGCCAATTCCTGCTGCAGGGTCTGGATGATATCGGGCTGACGCTTCAGCATGCGGACGAAATCGCCGCCTACGAGGAACGCCACGCTGCCAAGCTGTTTGGGTAA
- a CDS encoding N-acetylmuramoyl-L-alanine amidase family protein: MKKFAFMLLLLLFVVVLPGQGHAAGVSNKIFLDGKELTAGLDVPVENVNNSIMVPLRMIAENLGYQVNWDQKSKTVTIEQQGKTIKLIVDQTAASVDDKTVVLTTAPLLRSDTTLVPIRFIGEQFGLKVTWDNTTKVVNLITPEIPDSTSNTGESSGDGGTSVVVPPVDTTANLTMVNGVSFSENRLTIAMDGNSQPVVSKVTGPDRIVIDLPNATFSDVFGTGQVLSPDLNGSLAVTDYPDVSGVRYSLYSTNPYTVRFVIDLNYAKNYSVNVSGDVSKLVVVDLNAASTDDPATLPGNNGRKLVVLDAGHGAKDSGAVGVTGKYEKNFNLAVVLKAAALLKQENKVDVVLTRSDDTFLELKERAGMANNLKADLFISVHANSGSSSAASGSETYYQRAASKALANVMHKYLVQATGLSDRGVRYGNFHVIRETTMPAVLLEVGYLSNKGDEALLFSEDLQNKVAAGMVAGIKEYLKL, from the coding sequence ATGAAGAAATTTGCTTTTATGCTGTTGCTGCTGCTCTTTGTAGTTGTTCTGCCGGGGCAAGGACATGCCGCTGGCGTGAGCAACAAGATTTTTCTCGATGGCAAGGAGCTGACGGCAGGACTAGACGTTCCAGTTGAAAATGTGAACAACTCCATTATGGTGCCGCTAAGAATGATTGCCGAGAACCTGGGTTACCAGGTGAATTGGGATCAGAAGAGCAAGACGGTTACAATTGAACAGCAAGGCAAGACCATCAAGCTGATTGTCGATCAGACTGCGGCTTCCGTCGACGACAAGACTGTAGTACTTACGACAGCGCCGCTGCTTAGGAGCGACACGACGTTAGTACCGATCCGGTTTATCGGTGAACAGTTTGGCCTGAAGGTTACCTGGGACAACACAACCAAGGTTGTAAATCTTATTACCCCGGAAATTCCCGACAGCACCAGCAATACGGGAGAAAGTTCCGGAGACGGCGGGACAAGCGTAGTCGTGCCTCCGGTGGATACAACGGCAAATCTAACCATGGTCAATGGCGTCAGCTTTAGTGAAAACCGGCTGACCATTGCAATGGATGGGAATTCGCAGCCAGTGGTATCCAAAGTAACCGGGCCGGACCGCATTGTCATTGATCTTCCGAATGCCACGTTCTCAGATGTATTCGGAACGGGGCAGGTGCTGAGTCCGGATCTGAACGGCTCGCTTGCCGTAACAGATTATCCGGATGTTTCAGGAGTGCGCTACTCGCTTTACAGCACTAATCCGTACACCGTTCGGTTTGTGATTGATTTGAATTATGCCAAGAATTATAGTGTTAATGTATCGGGAGATGTCTCCAAGCTTGTCGTCGTGGATTTGAATGCGGCAAGCACTGACGACCCTGCCACCTTGCCCGGGAACAACGGACGTAAGCTTGTGGTGCTGGATGCGGGGCATGGCGCCAAGGATTCCGGGGCAGTCGGGGTTACAGGCAAATACGAGAAAAACTTCAATCTGGCCGTTGTCCTTAAGGCGGCTGCACTGCTGAAGCAGGAAAACAAGGTTGACGTCGTGCTTACCCGCAGCGATGATACTTTCCTGGAATTGAAGGAACGGGCAGGAATGGCCAATAATCTCAAAGCCGACCTGTTTATATCCGTTCATGCGAACAGTGGATCATCATCTGCGGCCAGCGGCTCGGAAACCTATTATCAGCGGGCGGCAAGCAAGGCTCTGGCGAATGTAATGCATAAGTATCTGGTCCAAGCTACCGGATTAAGCGACAGGGGAGTTCGTTACGGCAACTTTCATGTGATTCGGGAGACTACGATGCCTGCCGTGTTGCTGGAGGTCGGCTATCTGAGCAATAAGGGAGACGAAGCCCTGTTGTTCTCAGAAGATCTGCAGAACAAGGTAGCCGCTGGCATGGTCGCCGGCATTAAGGAATATCTCAAATTATAG
- a CDS encoding N-acetylmuramoyl-L-alanine amidase family protein, whose amino-acid sequence MRRAGQRVLFLLLLPLLLLSFAGHEAAAAGNSAGRIVMDNRELEIPKGITLENVNGSVMIPIRVVVENLGFEVLWEQKSRKVTVQQDGKSVQLAVGSKTADADGVTLALNAAPKQTGGTVLVPIRFVSEQFGLKVGWDNSDKTVYLSGGAADSTAAPSSPQPSAAPDPTAVPEPTSVPADSQGTDGDIVTGVTAPTPTPIPGSAGTAAGSPQVMGAVFSENRLIISVAGAAKPNVTQMGSPDRIVIDFPGAVFAPDFAGSFPGVSTSGSPQGKLDVSGYPLVTEVRYALFSVSPPTARFVIQTVGSQPYQVSKDDSTGLVTVDLNVVSSGTPPTGGTGLSGKPVVVLDAGHGGTQSGAVSLTGKLEKNFNLAVIQKTGALLMQAGLVDVVFTRTEDVTLGLQERVNIAERAKANLFVSVHGNSLPADYPNRNKVNGSETYYSRAESLPLAQIMHKHLVAATGFKDNGIRSKSLHVTRETSMPAVLLEVGYLTNPGNESAMYSEQLQDSLAREIVAGIMEYLGL is encoded by the coding sequence ATGAGAAGAGCCGGACAACGAGTGCTATTTCTATTGCTGCTGCCACTGCTACTGCTATCATTCGCCGGCCATGAAGCCGCAGCTGCCGGGAACAGCGCGGGCAGAATTGTTATGGACAACAGGGAGCTGGAAATCCCCAAGGGAATCACATTAGAGAATGTAAATGGAAGCGTTATGATTCCCATCCGGGTAGTTGTTGAGAATCTGGGATTTGAGGTGCTCTGGGAGCAGAAGTCCCGCAAAGTAACGGTCCAGCAGGACGGCAAGAGTGTACAACTGGCTGTAGGCAGCAAAACGGCCGATGCCGATGGAGTTACACTGGCACTGAATGCGGCACCGAAGCAGACGGGCGGAACGGTATTGGTGCCTATCCGTTTTGTCAGTGAGCAGTTCGGGCTGAAGGTGGGCTGGGACAACAGTGACAAGACCGTCTACCTGAGCGGCGGGGCCGCCGACAGCACAGCAGCTCCAAGCAGTCCCCAGCCTTCTGCTGCACCGGACCCGACAGCTGTACCGGAGCCAACCTCTGTTCCGGCAGACAGCCAAGGGACAGATGGAGATATTGTAACCGGAGTGACAGCACCTACTCCTACGCCGATTCCTGGCAGTGCAGGTACGGCTGCCGGTTCGCCGCAGGTCATGGGTGCGGTGTTCAGCGAGAACCGGCTGATCATCTCTGTGGCAGGGGCAGCTAAGCCTAATGTGACCCAAATGGGCAGCCCGGACCGGATTGTCATTGATTTTCCTGGCGCTGTCTTTGCCCCCGATTTTGCTGGCAGCTTTCCGGGAGTGTCCACCAGCGGAAGCCCTCAGGGCAAGCTCGATGTCAGCGGATATCCGCTGGTTACCGAAGTGCGTTACGCGCTCTTCAGTGTGAGTCCGCCCACCGCCAGATTTGTAATCCAGACCGTTGGCAGCCAGCCTTACCAGGTGAGTAAGGATGATAGTACAGGACTGGTAACCGTTGACTTGAACGTTGTAAGCAGCGGAACACCTCCCACAGGGGGGACAGGACTCAGCGGCAAACCGGTAGTCGTACTTGACGCCGGTCATGGCGGCACACAATCCGGAGCCGTCAGTCTTACAGGCAAGCTCGAAAAAAACTTCAACCTCGCTGTGATTCAAAAGACGGGCGCACTGCTGATGCAGGCAGGACTGGTTGACGTAGTATTCACCCGCACAGAGGACGTTACACTTGGACTTCAGGAGCGTGTAAACATTGCGGAAAGGGCGAAGGCCAATCTGTTTGTATCCGTCCATGGCAACTCTTTGCCTGCAGATTACCCGAACAGGAATAAAGTTAATGGGAGCGAGACTTATTATTCACGGGCGGAAAGCCTGCCGCTTGCCCAGATCATGCACAAACACCTGGTAGCGGCGACGGGGTTCAAGGACAACGGAATAAGAAGTAAAAGTCTGCATGTCACGAGAGAAACCAGCATGCCGGCAGTGCTTCTGGAGGTAGGTTACCTTACTAATCCGGGAAATGAATCGGCTATGTACAGTGAACAGCTTCAGGACAGTCTGGCCCGGGAAATTGTTGCCGGAATTATGGAATATCTCGGCTTGTAA